GGGTCTAAGGGACCGGTCACATGCGCACCCGCCAGATCATCCTCCCAGTTCGGTCCCCATTCCAGATCCATCTTCTCGCCAGTGACAGCAGAGTGGGCCCGGGCAACCGGGGAATGCTTCTGCTCCCCGGCGTTTGTCAGGTTCTCATAGTTGTACGTCCACGGCTCATAGTAGTCCTTCATTTCCGGCATATCAGGGTTGTAGAAGATTTTGCCGAGCGCGATCTTCGACAGCTTGTTGCCGGATTTCAGCTCAAGCCGGCCCTTGCGCAGCTGCCAGCCGCCCTTGTACAGCTCCTGGTCTTCCCAGCGCTTCGGATAGCCGATGCCCGGCTTCGTCTCCACGTTGTTGAACCACATATATTCCGCACCCTTGCGGTTCGTCCAGGTGGTCTTACAGGTCACGCTGCAGGTGTGGCAGCCGATGCATTTATCCAGATTCATTACCATTGCAACTTGCGCTTTAATTTTCAAGCCAGTTGACCTCCTTCATTTTGCGAACGGCTACGTAGACATCTCGCTGGTTGCCGATCGGACCGTAGTAGTTGAAGCCGTAGCTGAGCTGTGCATATCCGCCGACCATCTGGGTAGGCTTCAGATGAATCCGGGTTGGCGCATTGTGGCTTCCGCCGCGCGTATCCGTAATCTCGGAGCCCGGTACTTGAATGTGCTTATCCTGGGCGTGGTACATGAACATGGTGCCTCTCGGCATCCGGTGGCTGACTACGGCGCGTGCAGTGACCACACCATTCCGGTTGTAGACCTCAAGCCAGTCGTTGTCCGCAATGTCATGAGCCGCGGCGTCCTCGTTATTGATCCACACCGTCGGACCGCCCCGGAACAGAGTCAGCATGTGCTGGTTATCCTGGTAGGTCGAGTGGATATTCCACTTGCCGTGCGGTGTCAGGTATCTCAGAACCAGTGCATCCATCCCGCCCTTCACTTCCTTGTCACGGGGTCCGAAGACCATTGGAGGCAGGGTCGGCTTGTAGACCGGCAATGCTTCGCCGAACTGCTGGAAGATCTCATGGTCAATATAGAAATGCTGTCTTCCGGTCAGGGTACGGAACGGAACAAGACGTTCGATGTTCGTCGTGAACGGTGAATAGCGGCGGCCTTGCTTATTCGAGCCGCTGAATACCGGTGTCGGAATCACCTCGCGCGGCTGTGCAGTAATGCTCTGGAACGTAATTTTCTCGGCGGCCCGGTCTGCGGAAATATCCCGCAGCTCGACCCCGTGATCCTTCTCCGCGGACTCATAGGCCTTCTGGGAGACGCGGCCGTTGGTGGCGGAAGACAGATGGAGAATAGCATCCGCGGCCTGACGGGCCGTCTGCAGCTTCGGCAGTCCGTGCCGGATCGTTTCATCGTAATGCACACCGCTGATCTTCTTCAGCTCTTCGTATTCCTCAGCAACCGAGAAGCTGACGCCGTGTGCGCCTGCTTTGCCGGTAGCCAGATTGGGTCCGAGCGAGCTGTATTTATGATGAATCTGCGTGTAATCCCGCTCAACAATGGTGAAGTTCGGCATGGTTTTACCCGGAATAGCCGGCACTTCGCCCTTGGTCCAATCCTTGACCAGACCCATCGGCTGTGAGATTTCGCTGATGGAGTCATGGCCCAGCGGGGACATCACTACATCCTTATAAACGCCGGGCAGCTGCGATTTCGCCATTTCTGAGAATACCTCCGAGAGCTGGCGGTAGATATCCCAGTCGGACCGGGATTCCCACAGCGGATTCACGGCCGGATTGAACGGATGGACGAACGGATGCATGTCGGTGGACGACAGATCGGTCTTCTCATACCAGGTTGCGGCCGGCAGAACAACATCGGCATATAGCGGTGTAGTGGTCATCCGGAAATCCAGGGCGACCATCAGATCCAGCTTGCCTTCTACATCCTCCCGCCAGACGATTTCCTCCGGCTTCTGCTCCTCATTCGGCTCGGCCAGCAGACCGTCCGATGCGCCGAGCAAATGCTTCATGAAGTATTCCTGGCCCTTGGCGGAGCTGGAGATCAGGTTCGAGCGCCAGATGAACAGGGAACGCGGGAAGTTCTCCGGTGCGCCGGGATCTTCCACAGCAAACCGCGTCTTCCGTGAAGTAATCTCTTCAACGGCGTGGCTGATAATCTCGGCATTCGTCTTCTTGCCTTGCTGCGCCGCTTCCTCGGCGAACAGCAGGCTGTTCTTGTTGAATTGCGGGAAGGACGGCAGCCAGCCCAGACGCGCGGCAAGTACGTTGTAATCTGCCGGGTGCTGGTAAGCGACATCCCCGCCGGTCGGCGATTTCAGCGAATCGGTGCCGCTCTCCTCATAACGCCACTGGTCGGTGGCGAAATAGAAGAACGAGGTTGCATTCTGCTGCCGCGCCGGACCCTGCCAGTCCTTGGCAAAGGCAACCGTGGACCAGCCTTCAATCGGACGGCATTTCTCCTGGCCGACATAATGTGCCCAGCCGCCCCCGTTGACGCCCTGGGATGCAGTCAGTACCACCAGGTTCAGGATCGAACGGTAAATGGTATCGCTGTTGAACCAGTGGTTGATGCCTGCGCCCATGATAATCATGGAGCGTCCGCCTGTATCAATGGAGTTCTGGGCGAACTCACGGGCAATCTGCACAACGACGCTTGCTTTTACTGTAGTAATCTTCTCTTGCCAGGCCGGAGTATAATGAGAG
The window above is part of the Paenibacillus sp. FSL H8-0048 genome. Proteins encoded here:
- a CDS encoding nitrate reductase subunit alpha — protein: MKKKFGLNFFKPVESYSGNWSILEEKNRDWENMYRQRWSHDKVVRTTHGVNCTGSCSWKVFVKNGIITWENQQIDYPSCGPDMPEFEPRGCPRGATFSWYEYSPLRVKYPYVRGKLWRLWQSALQEHDNYVDAWASIVEDPEKASQYKKARGKGGHVRVAWDDALRLIAAQLIYTIRKYGPDRIAGFTPIPAMSMVSYASGARFISLLGGQMLSFYDWYADLPPASPQIWGEQTDVPESSDWYNAGYLMMWGSNVPLTRTPDAHFMTEVRYKGTKVVSVAPDLAENVKFADNWLAPNPGSDAALAQAMTHVILQEFYQERQEPMFLNYAKQYTDMPFLILLDPHEDSLKGGRFLRASDLGDASPHSDWKPVIFDEATGEMIVPNGTMGQRWEEGKKWNLILEREDGSKVEPALTIEGHGEEWTEIVFPYFDNAGNGTFSRIIPARKVKLADGTERYIATVYDLMMSQYGIKRRDSLLNAKGYEDESSHYTPAWQEKITTVKASVVVQIAREFAQNSIDTGGRSMIIMGAGINHWFNSDTIYRSILNLVVLTASQGVNGGGWAHYVGQEKCRPIEGWSTVAFAKDWQGPARQQNATSFFYFATDQWRYEESGTDSLKSPTGGDVAYQHPADYNVLAARLGWLPSFPQFNKNSLLFAEEAAQQGKKTNAEIISHAVEEITSRKTRFAVEDPGAPENFPRSLFIWRSNLISSSAKGQEYFMKHLLGASDGLLAEPNEEQKPEEIVWREDVEGKLDLMVALDFRMTTTPLYADVVLPAATWYEKTDLSSTDMHPFVHPFNPAVNPLWESRSDWDIYRQLSEVFSEMAKSQLPGVYKDVVMSPLGHDSISEISQPMGLVKDWTKGEVPAIPGKTMPNFTIVERDYTQIHHKYSSLGPNLATGKAGAHGVSFSVAEEYEELKKISGVHYDETIRHGLPKLQTARQAADAILHLSSATNGRVSQKAYESAEKDHGVELRDISADRAAEKITFQSITAQPREVIPTPVFSGSNKQGRRYSPFTTNIERLVPFRTLTGRQHFYIDHEIFQQFGEALPVYKPTLPPMVFGPRDKEVKGGMDALVLRYLTPHGKWNIHSTYQDNQHMLTLFRGGPTVWINNEDAAAHDIADNDWLEVYNRNGVVTARAVVSHRMPRGTMFMYHAQDKHIQVPGSEITDTRGGSHNAPTRIHLKPTQMVGGYAQLSYGFNYYGPIGNQRDVYVAVRKMKEVNWLEN